The nucleotide window TTTTCCCCTGTAAAAGGGTAGGTCTATGTAGCACATTCATTGTATAGCAATAGTATTTACCTTCCATTCATGGGCATACAAAGCAAATTGTGAGACTCTATTGTATAACTATCTCTTTTATTAAAGCTTTGCTGCCATCTTCCCTCATTTCTGTTGATTGCTACATAGATCTAATATACCTTTTCTAAAATTTTGCAGGTCATATCCTTTCGATGAAGCCACTAATTCATCTTATTGATATCATTTTACTTGATGATATATGCATGCGATGTTCAGTTCCTCTGTTGTGCAtctattttaaaatgcacagataTCTTTGGTGGCATCTTTCTCTCTATTCACTTCATCTGTACACTTTTattttgcatgcataatttcgccATAAGTTGAACCTTGACATTATCTACATGTGCTTGTATGTCCAAGGCGGGAAGTAAAACGTTTTATTGATCTCACTGCTGATGAGGTTTGTGACTTATGGCTTACTGCCAAGGAAGTTGGTGGTCGTCTTGAGCGTCATCATGAAGCATCTTCACTGACATTTGCTATTCAAGTAAGATTATTAGAATTTATTTTAGTcactgttttttgttatgtaattTCACTATATCTAATTAATGAGAAGGTTCTCTCAACAATATAGTGCCGTGTGAATGATTCAATTATTGCTACCAGcctttatttttttgttgaatAATCTCAAGAATATAATGCCATGTGGATAATCTCTTCACTGATTGATTTAATCTGTCTTTGGTTGAAGATCCCAATGATTAACCTGTTTTGAGTAGCTGTGCATAGGTGATCAAGTTCTGACATGCTTAGCTTGATTACCTTGTCAGCAACCCGATTTGACCTTTTTGAATGATATGGGTATGGTTAATTCATCAACCACTACATGATTGTTTCACTACTTCTAGTTGGATTGTTGAATGGTTCAATTCCATTTAAGGTCTGGTTCTTAAATTTGAAACTGGAGTGCTCGTCGGTCGGGTTGAATGGATTGATCTGATATCTTAAACTTTTGTACCTGGTCAACCCTATCCCACCAATTTCATTCTGAACTTGTGTTACTGTTAAGCATCGAGTCAAAAGTTGCAAAACTAGGAACGAGTATTGCAAGCAAAGACTTCATGTTTGTGATTTCCATGGGCTTCGCTCAGGGAGCCATATATCATGTCCTGGCAAGTGTTTTATCGGGATCAGGCCAAGTTGCTCTTGGCCTCAGTGGACTGTCTTATACGAAGGACGAGATTGCACTGGAACCCTCAGCATCTTAGAGACAAGTACTTTCAGTTAGCCTTGCTGAAGACTGATCAGTCTTTGTAAAATGCGTGAGGCATTGAAATTGAGTTTTTCAGACAACAAATAACTTAGTAGTCAGTCAAATTTATTCTTGTTTGTGTCCTTATGGAATTACCCTTACGGTGCTGACAATGCCCCTTTGATTTATGTATGTTCGTCTGCTGTCTTGCTATGTAGGAAGTCTGCAACTGTTAATTTGACTCGAATCGCTTAGGTGTCTTGATATGTATGAGCCATTGAATTATGTTTGGTACATGAATTATGTTCCATGTAGCTGATAAAGAGATGATATTATTTGACGTTCCATATAACTGACGATATGGAACTGACGATAATCTATGGTTGATGTTTGTATTACCTTGCTAAGTTCTAAGGCATCCTTTTGTTGACGATCCAGGATGGACCTCAGGCGGGGCAGACAGTTCCTCATGTGCACATTCACATTCTACCCAGGAAAAAGGGTGATTTCGAGAAAAATGATGAGATCTATGATGCGGTAAATGATAGTCTTATTTTAGTTTGAAAAGCTTATTTCAATGAATGTTGTACATGATGATATTCTTATGGCTGTCCATGccgtttctttcatttttttttgaaatattatCTTCTTATTATTAGATTGATTTGAAAGAGAAAGAACTCAAGGAGAAGCTTGACTTGGACAAAGAAAGGAAGGACAGAACACCAGAGGAAATGGCCCGAGAGGCCGATGAGTATCGAGCTCTATTCTCATAGATAATGTACCCTACTATGTTCAATCTTCTATGCTACATTGCATATAAAACATTGATTCAGGCTGACTGCTGCACTGAGCTTAAGAATGCTCCAGTATTTATTCCTGTTGTGATTCAATTGTCCAGGCTACTTACTTCTGCCTAATGGATCTCATCTTCACCGACTTATGAAAAATCAGTGAAGGTATTATTAGACGTCTTTTTCTGCCTGGCATCACTATGGGTTTTCTCTATTCCTATTACTAAGAACAGaagaaaaaatgagaaaaaatgaaTGCATTTTGTTTTTCGCACTAGTCATTGAATCATGCCACTGGTAGATCCAAACACCATGTCGCAGAAAGGCAACTATATCTGATAGTTCATCGTTTAACATCAAACGCATACAAGAGGTGCTGCTTCAGCCAAGAACATAATATACTGAGGCTTTTGGCAAATGCGGTCCCAGACGACCACATGTGCCATTGTAATTAGGTGGAACAGGGTCACCTAAAATGACCAATGTTCCCTTTCATTTCCTTTTCCCAGAAGAGGATTTAATCAGATCATGAGAAAATGACACTTCAAATGGTTCAATGGGAATTACACTAATATAATGTAGAAGTTAAAATGAGATAAAGCTTAAGTTTTCACATGGGATGATACCTAATATAAACTGTGCTATCTGAAGATTTGTATATCAAGAAAACTATGCAACAAACGCACTTATAAATTGATTCATCCGTAGTTTGTTTGTTCATATTTGTAATCAGTTACTGACATTTGATATTCAGAAATTtaaccctttttttttgtttgcttataACCACACAATTATAAtggcaagaaaaagaacaaaaagcaCAATGGGTTACTGCCATCATCCGTGACCTTCCCATCAAAACTTGGGGTTTCACTGTAAGAGCACAACTCAATCAAGAGAGCACCATCAGGAGTTTTGATGATTTTCCGAAACAGTAGAGTAAAGAAAAAAGGAAGCTATTATTCAAGTGCATTACCTGAGTGGAAGCTTTACGAGAATTCATGTGATGCAAGCAGTTCCAATCATTTCCTATTCTTTTCTCTTCTCCCGATTCAGATACACACACTTGGGATGAATTTG belongs to Musa acuminata AAA Group cultivar baxijiao chromosome BXJ1-11, Cavendish_Baxijiao_AAA, whole genome shotgun sequence and includes:
- the LOC103970555 gene encoding bifunctional bis(5'-adenosyl)-triphosphatase/adenylylsulfatase FHIT — translated: MASASHSLFGLLLRGVRDRAARPSYSLFRSSPAALRPTSCLLAPNPIRLFRGTVQPRSESRSQSEMEELVSYTFGPYKIHRTEVFHSTLHSFAMVNLRPLLPGHVLVCPRREVKRFIDLTADEVCDLWLTAKEVGGRLERHHEASSLTFAIQDGPQAGQTVPHVHIHILPRKKGDFEKNDEIYDAIDLKEKELKEKLDLDKERKDRTPEEMAREADEYRALFS